In Brassica napus cultivar Da-Ae chromosome C2, Da-Ae, whole genome shotgun sequence, the sequence AAGTAATTTTTGATTTAGTATTTTGCAAATTGAAAAGAAGATATAGAGAAAATAATTGAAGGCGTAACCTGAATGTTTTCTTAAGAAAGCTCATATTCTATCTCTTGATTTGTAGGATGATGATGAGGCAGACACAGTTGGTTGTTGTACATTAAAGGTTGGAAATGTGGAATGTATTCCTCCAAATCAGATAAAGGTATTAAATCAAATAAGTTGTTTTCATACAACGAGAAAGAATACACTACTGAGGCAAAAAGACCTATTATCTCACACATTTCTCCCTTTGCATCTCAGTTTGACTTTCTTGGTAAAGATTCAATCCGGTATGAGAACACAGTCGTGGTTGAGCCTCTTGTTTACAAGGCCATTGGACAATTCCAGGCTGGTGAGTTATGGACATTACATTGTATTTATCATAGGTTATTTTTTCCGTGATTGAACCAAATAACTTGCTTTTTTGTTCCATTCAGGAAAATCCAAAGAGGATGATCTATTTGATGAGTTAGACACAAGCAAATTGAATGCTCATCTTAAAGAGCTTGTACCTGGTCTCACAGCTAAAGTGTTTCGTACATATAATGCTTCATTCACATTGGATGAACAGGTATGTTCACAGTCGTGTTCCCTTTTAATGTGTATTCATATTTCTCCATTTCCCTTAGAATTTTTCACTAACTATGTTCTGTTTTAATGTGTGTTAACAGTTGAATGAAAAGATGGGAGCTGGAGATGTTACTCAGAAAGTAGTAGTTTATCAGCAAGCAAACAAGAAGGTAAGTGATTGTTCATTCTCTTGGTGATTTTGAGTTCTGTGTACATAACCTATGTGTCAGATTCATGAAATACTTGCGGTTTAACTCTATCTCAGGTTGCCATAATCTGTAATCATCAGCGTGCTGTTTCAAAGTCGCACAGTGCACAAATCGAAAAACTGGATGCGAAATTAAAAGAGCTCCaggtaaacaatttttttcctgTAAGCTTTTGATaactttttgaagtttctatGCTTTTCTTCTCGGTTCGTTATATGCCTACTGGCTCTTTTTTTGGTAATTCCGTAGAATGGTCTTGGAGAGCTCAGAACCAATCTCAAGCGAGCTAAAGAGGGGAAACCACCAGTGGAAGGTTCTGATGGAAAGAAGCCAAGAAACTTAGATCCAAACGCGTAACATACATAAACCTCCTCTCTTACTTGTGGACAGACACCTCTCGATATCTATTTCTGTCTTTTAACATTAACGCCATGCCCCTTTGAATGTTAATAATGTAggtgggagaagaagatagCTCAACAGGAAGTAAAGATAGAGAAGATGAAACGAGACATGCAAACAAAAGAGGACTTGAAAACCGTGGCGCTTGGCACGTCTAAGATAAATTACCTGGATCCTAGGATAACAGTCGCATGGTGCAAACGTAATGAAGTACCAATCGAAAAGGTAAAAAAAGCTTTTCTTAAACTCTCAAATATGTCCCCTTCTCTCCTttctaaaaaaaactcaaatgttGTTTTCATCGTCGTAGATATTCACCAAGTCTCTACTGGAGAAGTTTTCATGGGCAATGGATGCAGAACCAAGCTTCAGATTCTAGTTATTGCTGGACGTAAAGAGAAGCTTTCTGAGTTGGGGCAAGTATGGTTGTGAAAGGCATTGGAGAGCAAAGGAAGTGAGCAAGAGAAAACCGGCCTTTGTTCAAGATATTTATACCCTTAAAAAAACTCAAGCTgttgttaattttaattaaagtaACTTTGGTTTTTACCATTTTTCTTCACCATGATTTGAAGAATGTTTATGTATCAGCAATATTGATACTTAAGGCACAAATTCTTAGAAATAGTAgttatgattattttattttatttttttttggatttaaaaaataattaatcgtGGGTTGTCATGTGTCAGTGGGATCCGTGAATGTGAATAGATAAGAGGTTCAGTAAATGGAATTCTTAGCTAGGGAATTTAAGAGTTTTTGTTGGcataaaaacatagaaaaagtGGAATctacataattttataataatttttttcttaaagattTGTGCTAAAGATCATTGTTGCATATGGTCTTATGTTACTTTTTTTAGATGATGGAAAATCTGATGAAAATAGTTTCCGTTTTTGAATAGTTAAGTCCTTGTGATTGTTCGAAATTGAGTagggtttctttttctttcataaTCAATTTACATTAGAAACTTTTTTAAGGCGACAATgagctccaaaaaaaaaagttaaaaaaatataaataattagttAATTACTGTAATTTGACTTTAACCGAAAGGAAGGATAAAAAAAGGTTAGATTGGGCTAATATTTGTTAGGCCCTTCGCACGGATCCAAATCCAGATCATACCGAAGAAGACACGCACCATCGTCCTCCTCCATCTCCATATCCAAGAGGAAGCTTTCATTTGAATCTGTGAGATCTCAGACACTTTCTCCTCTGGTCGCCCAAGGGCTGGCTTTAACTGTTGTCGATTAGAATCACGtgtgataaattaatttatgttgGCCTGCAGGAATTGAGGATCAAAGATGGGATTCCTAATAACAACTCTAATCTTCGTGGTCGTTGGGATAATTGCTTCTTTGTGCGTTCGAATCTGCTTCGCTAGAGGCCCCTCCACAAATCTGTATGTTCCTTTCCTCCCTCCTCCTCTTTTGATTTGTCAATGTTCATTGTTCGTGGGGGTTTAGGTTTAACTTGATTGCTGCATCAATATAGATTTGCTCGAATAGCTGCTGGAATTGAGAAttgttaatatgaaatataaatttgaatcaTTGACTTTTTGAATTTGGATACTTGATGATATCTGTAACAAACGGACGAATAATGAAGAGAAATTACTGTCACAAGTTGTATTCTTATGCCCTGGAAATTTTAGAATCTCTTGTTTTTTAATTTCCATCAAGCTTTAAGCTTTGTTATATCATCTCTGTTTCTTGTTCCTTTGCTTTGACTAGGATTTTTGTAACCATCTTTTGAGTCAATATTTCTGATCTATGTTTTGTCTCATTCAGGCTTCACTTCACCTTGGTCATTACTGCCACGGTCTGCTGCTGGATGATGTAAGTTTTATGTTTCAAACACACtcactcttttttcttttattatgctGCTTTCTAGCCACATCCATTGTCACGGGTGTTTCTTCTTCCTTAGTTTTGCTCCATACTACCAAAAGACACCTCTTGTTGTTTCCTATCAACATCAATCCGATTTGCTTACCATCATTTTCCTGTGGATATAACAacataaatgaaacaaaataagtaACAACCCGTTCTAGGAGTTGGAAGCCTACATATATAGCTGAAGAAACTCATCAACATTGGTCTTTTTACCTATGAATGTCGAGTTTGATTATATGTTGCTTGCTTGCTTGGTCACATTTTTCTTACATTTTGTCTCTTTGATTGTGGTAGGTGGGCGATTGTATATATTGCCCAGATGAATCCTCTGATTGTCCCAATCCTAAGCGAAACAGAGTAGCATCCTCTAGAGGAAATTATGCGCAAAGTGAGTACTACCTTCTTCTGTTTCCGATTCTTGTGTTTCGTCTCTAAACGGTTTGTAATTCTGTATCCTGGTGTGAACAAATCATAAACTTTTTGCCTCTGTACTATTGAAATTTCCATGTATTCAATTCCCAAAAACTGCTGAGATGCTCAAAACAATGTATTGTTTGATGAAATAATGTCTTGGACGGGGACGAGATTGTCGAGTTTTATTCATCCTTTATCATACAGTAATGTTTTCTGTTGTTGCTATTAACAGTTTGCTGTATATATTTTACTTCGCTTTTTAGGTATTTCCAaccccactctatttttcacagtaaaatagagtttaaaataaaaatgctccaataatATTCGATTTCTCATTTTATTACTAGATCGCAAGAGTATCTATCTCTCAGGTTCCTTTCGTCTTTGTCTGTTCTGATCTGTTTCCCTAGGTGGAAAATTGTTGAGATTTAGTGAAAAAGAtcatgaagaaaaaagaaacttagACGTGGAGAGGAAGCAACAATGTATTATGGACAAGATCACATGACATTTCTTTGCAAGACCACAAAGACTAGCTGTTTGCCACAGCTCGTAAAGGAAAAAGCAAACTGTTGTTTGTCGGGTAATGAACAAGAAGATAAGACAGAGTTCATTGATTGATTCCGTACATGGAACGTGCTTTGGGTGGAATCGAAATGGAATCAAAGAGGCATCTAGGTCACTTCTAGCAATGTCCGTTAATCACTGTGAAGTTGGCACGAGCATAAATTTATGTAAAACACTGCAACTTAAATTCTTATTATGAGCTTTAAGTAGATTAACACGAGCATAAATTTAAGTAAATTAACACGAGCATAAATTTATACAATCAATTGCATTACACATTTTTTATATTGCAGTTAGCTGGTGGCTCGAAACAGCGGGAGAGGGTTATGGTTATGATcacttagagcatgtttatagGCAAAACCCTTAAGTGATTCTTAAGTGGGtcttaatgaatttttaatgaTTATCATTAAGCTAAGagatattattaaaatacacTTAATTATAGTGGTTTATTGGTAGTTTTTTAATTAAGGtttttaacaattaaaaaaatattaaactaaaatttaaacaattttttttttaaaagataaaatttatttattaaataaaacaaagtcaaacataacattttaaacattgattttaaaataaaaacataaaaatattaaaataaagataactaaaataaacgataataatttgaaagcGGCATCTAAGTTCAGTTGTTGTCTtgatcacgtccaaatttacgccatatatgttcaaccaaatcacgtTTCAGTTGTTGATGCGCTTGTTTATCATGAATTCTTACTCAAACACCCATCtgattggcgatatttgtaggggtATCTGGTGAATAtgtgagatcgacatgtgaacttctgctgccttctccttgttggaaatCCGAAACATCGTATTGAGTGTGTTGATCTCGTTCgttttctactatcatattatggagtaggagtatgatacatgctctcataatcttctcgatcttgactttatcccaaCAAAGTgatggatttttaacaatggcaaatcaagcttgcaagactccgaaagcacgctcgacatcttttctgacAGCTTCTTGACATTGAGCAAATAAAGCCGCTTTCGAACCTTGTGGTAGtgaa encodes:
- the LOC106420913 gene encoding V-type proton ATPase subunit e1 → MGFLITTLIFVVVGIIASLCVRICFARGPSTNLLHFTLVITATVCCWMMWAIVYIAQMNPLIVPILSETE